A genomic stretch from Chryseobacterium sp. SNU WT5 includes:
- a CDS encoding DUF2071 domain-containing protein: protein MKIPTIPGYIDRRILINFTADPKSVEKIIPFPFRPKIYKDKAIVGICLIRLKDIKPKGFPDFIGVKSENGAHRIAVEWDENGETKSGVYIPRRDTSLKLNAFVGGRLFPGKHYLAKFNIQEANGNYHIDFKSSDDTETSIDATETKLFNQNSIFETLENASKFFENGDLGYSPNKDKFDGLRLKAYKWEVQPLEVSNVRSSFFENEEIFPKGSVTFDNALLMSNIEHEWQSEKEK, encoded by the coding sequence ATGAAAATCCCCACAATCCCCGGCTACATCGACAGAAGAATTTTAATCAACTTTACCGCTGATCCAAAATCGGTGGAGAAAATAATTCCATTTCCTTTTCGACCAAAAATTTATAAAGACAAAGCCATCGTAGGAATTTGTTTGATCAGATTAAAAGATATCAAACCAAAAGGATTTCCAGACTTCATCGGCGTCAAGTCAGAAAACGGGGCACACAGAATTGCTGTTGAATGGGACGAAAATGGGGAAACAAAATCTGGCGTTTACATTCCACGCCGAGACACTTCTCTAAAATTAAATGCCTTTGTTGGCGGTAGACTATTTCCGGGCAAACACTATCTAGCAAAATTCAACATACAAGAAGCAAACGGAAATTATCACATCGACTTTAAAAGTTCAGATGATACCGAAACATCAATTGATGCCACTGAAACCAAATTATTTAATCAAAACTCCATCTTCGAAACCTTAGAAAATGCTTCTAAATTTTTTGAAAATGGCGATCTTGGATATTCACCCAACAAAGATAAGTTTGATGGATTACGATTGAAAGCTTACAAATGGGAAGTTCAACCGCTGGAAGTTTCAAATGTGAGATCAAGTTTTTTTGAAAACGAAGAAATCTTTCCAAAAGGTTCCGTGACTTTTGACAATGCTTTATTGATGAGCAATATTGAGCATGAATGGCAAAGCGAAAAGGAAAAATAA
- a CDS encoding adenosylcobalamin-dependent ribonucleoside-diphosphate reductase, with protein sequence MEATILAKNTNTYTYDEAYQASLQYFEGDDLAAKVWVSKYALKDSDGNIYEQNPDDMHRRIASEIGRVEAKYPNALSEEKVFDLIKKFKYIIPQGSPMTGIGNGFQIASLSNCFVIGSGTQSDSYGSIMKIDEEQVQLMKRRGGVGHDLSNVRPKGSAVKNSALTSTGLVPFMERYSNSTREVAQDGRRGALMLSVSVNHPDSEDFVDAKLEQGKITGANISVRIDDEFMNAVVNKENYIQKYPIHSSNPKFQKEIKATDLWDKIIHNAWKSAEPGILFWDTIINESLPDCYADLGYETVSTNPCGEIPLCPYDSCRLLAVNLFSYVENPFTKKAKFNFELFKEHVGYAQRMMDDIIDLEIEKIDAILAKIESDPEGEEIKATEKNLWTKIRHKTIEGRRTGVGITAEGDMLAALGIQYGSKEGNEFSTLVHKTLALAAYRSSVEMAKERGAFAIYDAKREENNPFILRMKEADPELYEYLKKHGRRNIALLTIAPTGSTSLMSQTSSGIEPVFMPVYKRRRKVNPNDQDSRVDFVDEVGDSWEEYLVFHHRFKEWMEVNGIDTDKNYSQEELNKIIEQSPYYKATSNDVDWLSKVEMQGSIQKWVDHSISVTINVPNDATEELVNQLYVKAWEVGCKGVTVYRDGSRSGVLISADEKKDEKAEMITSVFPTKRPHILEADVVRFQNNKEKWIAFVGLIEGKPYEIFTGLADDEEGISIPRWVNDGVIIKNQDENGKSRYDFQFKNQRGYKTTIEGLSHKFKPEFWNYAKLISGTLRHGMPIENAVELINRLELDSESINNWKAGVARALKRYIADGTNAGGKCSSCGSDQVVYQEGCLTCKNCGNSKCG encoded by the coding sequence ATGGAAGCAACGATCTTAGCAAAAAATACAAATACTTATACATACGATGAGGCGTATCAAGCTTCTCTACAATATTTCGAAGGCGATGATTTAGCCGCCAAAGTTTGGGTGAGTAAATATGCCTTAAAAGATTCAGACGGCAATATTTATGAGCAAAATCCTGATGATATGCACCGAAGAATCGCTTCGGAAATTGGCAGGGTTGAAGCGAAATATCCCAATGCGCTTTCTGAAGAAAAAGTCTTCGATCTCATCAAAAAATTCAAATATATTATTCCGCAAGGAAGTCCGATGACCGGAATTGGGAATGGTTTTCAGATTGCTTCTCTTTCCAATTGTTTTGTAATAGGCAGTGGAACGCAGAGTGATTCCTACGGAAGCATTATGAAAATTGATGAAGAGCAGGTTCAGTTGATGAAACGCCGTGGTGGAGTAGGTCACGATCTTTCCAATGTTCGGCCGAAAGGTTCTGCAGTTAAAAATTCTGCTTTAACTTCCACGGGTTTGGTTCCTTTTATGGAACGATATTCCAACTCGACGCGTGAAGTGGCGCAAGATGGTAGAAGAGGAGCGTTGATGCTTTCTGTGTCTGTAAATCATCCGGATTCTGAAGATTTTGTGGATGCAAAATTGGAGCAAGGAAAAATTACAGGAGCCAATATTTCCGTGAGAATTGATGACGAGTTTATGAATGCCGTTGTCAATAAGGAAAATTATATTCAGAAATATCCTATTCATAGTTCAAATCCGAAGTTTCAAAAGGAAATAAAAGCGACTGATCTTTGGGATAAAATTATTCATAACGCCTGGAAATCTGCGGAACCGGGAATTCTTTTCTGGGATACCATTATTAATGAATCTTTACCAGATTGTTATGCAGATCTTGGTTACGAAACAGTTTCTACAAATCCGTGTGGCGAAATTCCTTTGTGTCCGTATGATTCTTGCCGATTGTTGGCGGTGAATCTTTTCTCGTACGTTGAAAATCCGTTTACGAAAAAAGCGAAATTTAATTTTGAATTATTCAAAGAGCACGTTGGTTATGCCCAAAGAATGATGGATGATATCATAGATTTGGAAATTGAAAAAATTGATGCGATTCTAGCGAAGATTGAATCCGATCCGGAAGGTGAAGAAATAAAAGCAACAGAGAAAAATCTTTGGACAAAAATCCGTCACAAAACAATTGAAGGGCGAAGAACCGGCGTTGGAATTACGGCGGAAGGCGATATGTTGGCTGCTTTAGGAATTCAATATGGAAGTAAGGAAGGAAATGAATTCTCAACATTGGTTCATAAAACTTTGGCTTTGGCGGCTTATCGTTCATCCGTAGAAATGGCGAAAGAAAGAGGAGCGTTCGCAATTTATGATGCGAAAAGAGAAGAGAATAACCCGTTCATTTTAAGAATGAAAGAAGCCGATCCGGAATTGTACGAATATCTGAAAAAACACGGACGTAGAAATATTGCGTTGTTGACAATTGCGCCAACTGGAAGTACGTCTTTAATGTCTCAAACTTCGTCTGGAATTGAACCAGTGTTTATGCCGGTTTATAAAAGACGCAGAAAAGTAAATCCAAATGATCAGGATAGTCGCGTGGATTTTGTGGATGAAGTTGGTGATTCCTGGGAAGAATATTTGGTTTTTCATCACCGTTTTAAAGAATGGATGGAAGTCAATGGAATCGATACCGACAAAAATTATTCTCAAGAGGAATTGAATAAAATTATTGAGCAATCGCCGTATTACAAAGCGACTTCCAATGATGTGGATTGGTTGAGCAAGGTCGAAATGCAGGGTTCGATTCAGAAATGGGTAGATCATTCAATTTCGGTCACGATCAATGTTCCGAATGATGCGACGGAAGAATTGGTGAATCAACTCTACGTCAAAGCGTGGGAAGTGGGTTGCAAAGGCGTGACGGTTTATCGCGACGGTTCACGTTCCGGAGTTTTAATTTCTGCAGACGAAAAGAAAGACGAAAAAGCAGAAATGATCACTTCAGTTTTCCCAACGAAAAGACCGCACATTTTAGAAGCCGATGTTGTTCGTTTTCAAAATAATAAGGAAAAATGGATCGCTTTCGTTGGTTTAATTGAAGGTAAACCTTACGAAATTTTCACTGGTTTGGCAGATGATGAAGAAGGGATTTCAATTCCACGTTGGGTGAATGATGGCGTGATTATTAAAAACCAGGACGAGAATGGAAAATCCCGTTATGATTTCCAGTTTAAAAATCAGCGTGGGTACAAAACGACGATTGAAGGGCTTTCTCACAAGTTTAAACCAGAATTCTGGAATTATGCAAAATTGATTTCCGGAACTTTAAGACACGGAATGCCGATTGAAAATGCGGTGGAATTAATTAACCGTTTAGAACTCGATTCTGAATCCATCAACAACTGGAAAGCCGGAGTTGCCCGTGCTTTAAAACGCTACATCGCCGATGGAACCAACGCCGGTGGAAAATGTTCGAGTTGTGGTTCTGACCAGGTGGTTTATCAGGAAGGTTGCCTGACTTGCAAGAATTGCGGGAATAGTAAGTGTGGGTAA
- the recQ gene encoding DNA helicase RecQ, protein MNTMPTDLSKELKKYFGFSKFKGHQEEIIKTLFQGNDVFVLMPTGGGKSLCYQLPALISTGTAIVVSPLIALMKNQVDAINGLSSVEGIAHVLNSSLNKTQTKQVFDDIKSGVTKLLYVAPESLIKEEYLEFLKGVEISFVAIDEAHCISEWGHDFRPEYRNLKTIIDKIADVPMIALTATATPKVQDDIQKTLGMSNAVVFKESFNRPNLFYEVRPKVNIDREIVKFINARKGKSGIVYCLSRRKVEEFAQVLQVNGINALPYHAGLDQKTRVMNQDKFLMEDADVIVATIAFGMGIDKPDVRFVIHYDIPKSLESYYQETGRAGRDGGEGYCLAFYDPKDIEKLEKFLAQKPVSEREIGLQLLNEVVGYAETSMSRRQYILYYFGEQFDPVKGQGAMMCDNSTNPPVLKDASKELAILLKLVRDLEEKFKTKDLISVIVGKENPVTKSYKLDATEHFGIGKAQPENFWKSVIRQATVQNYLQKDIETYGVLKLTEKGNKAIIEKKSQFFIAEDREYNLEQTKADSDKVQTQTGEGLDQVLFAQLKDLRKKIAKKHEKPPYTIFMDPSLEDMTVQYPVTVEEIGNIYGVGDGKAKKYGKDFADFIKKYVEENNIERTQDMVMKTVANKSSHKVFIIQSTDKKIDLEDIARAKNLSMGDLLKEMERIVYQGTKININYYIDENFDEDIVEDFMTFMGESESDSMKILLAEFGDDLSDEEVRMLRIKFISDVAN, encoded by the coding sequence ACTGGAACTGCAATCGTAGTTTCTCCCTTAATTGCGCTGATGAAGAATCAGGTCGACGCAATAAATGGGCTTTCTTCTGTGGAAGGGATTGCACACGTTCTGAATTCTTCGCTCAATAAAACGCAGACTAAACAGGTCTTTGATGATATTAAATCAGGAGTTACTAAATTATTGTACGTTGCACCGGAATCTTTAATAAAAGAAGAATATCTGGAGTTTTTGAAAGGAGTAGAGATTTCCTTTGTTGCAATTGATGAAGCACACTGTATCTCCGAGTGGGGACATGATTTCCGTCCGGAATATAGAAATCTTAAAACGATTATTGATAAAATTGCAGATGTTCCCATGATTGCGTTAACAGCAACAGCTACCCCCAAAGTACAGGATGATATCCAGAAAACGCTTGGGATGAGTAATGCGGTTGTATTCAAGGAAAGTTTTAACCGTCCTAATTTGTTTTATGAAGTACGGCCGAAAGTTAATATTGACCGTGAGATTGTTAAGTTTATTAATGCCCGAAAAGGTAAATCAGGCATCGTTTATTGTTTAAGTCGAAGAAAAGTAGAAGAGTTTGCGCAGGTTCTTCAGGTGAACGGAATTAACGCGTTGCCTTATCACGCAGGTTTGGATCAGAAAACGAGAGTGATGAATCAGGATAAATTCTTGATGGAAGATGCAGATGTAATTGTTGCTACCATTGCTTTTGGGATGGGAATCGATAAGCCCGATGTCCGGTTTGTGATCCACTATGATATTCCAAAATCACTAGAAAGTTATTACCAGGAAACTGGTCGAGCTGGTCGAGATGGGGGCGAGGGCTATTGCCTTGCATTCTATGACCCAAAAGATATTGAAAAATTAGAGAAATTCTTAGCTCAAAAGCCTGTTTCCGAAAGGGAGATTGGTTTACAACTTCTCAATGAAGTGGTCGGTTATGCTGAAACTTCCATGAGTAGAAGACAATATATTTTGTATTATTTTGGGGAGCAATTTGATCCAGTAAAAGGTCAAGGTGCGATGATGTGCGATAACTCAACAAACCCTCCGGTGCTGAAAGATGCCTCAAAAGAATTGGCTATTTTGTTAAAATTGGTGAGAGATTTAGAAGAGAAATTCAAAACCAAAGATTTGATTTCCGTTATCGTCGGAAAAGAGAATCCAGTTACAAAGTCTTATAAACTTGACGCGACAGAACATTTCGGTATTGGAAAAGCGCAACCGGAAAATTTTTGGAAATCTGTTATTCGACAAGCGACCGTTCAAAATTATCTTCAAAAAGATATTGAAACCTACGGCGTTTTAAAATTAACCGAAAAAGGAAATAAAGCAATAATTGAAAAGAAAAGTCAGTTCTTCATTGCGGAAGACCGCGAATATAATTTAGAGCAAACCAAAGCAGATTCCGATAAAGTACAGACGCAAACAGGCGAAGGTTTGGATCAAGTCCTGTTTGCTCAGTTAAAAGATCTGCGTAAAAAGATCGCCAAAAAACATGAAAAACCACCGTATACTATTTTCATGGATCCGAGTCTGGAAGATATGACGGTTCAATATCCGGTGACCGTAGAGGAAATCGGTAACATTTATGGAGTAGGAGATGGTAAAGCAAAAAAATATGGAAAAGACTTTGCTGATTTTATTAAGAAGTACGTCGAAGAAAATAATATAGAGCGAACGCAGGATATGGTGATGAAAACTGTCGCCAATAAATCAAGTCACAAAGTTTTCATCATTCAGAGTACTGATAAAAAAATTGATCTGGAAGATATCGCAAGAGCGAAGAATCTGTCCATGGGTGATCTTTTGAAAGAGATGGAACGTATTGTTTATCAAGGAACAAAAATCAATATTAACTACTATATTGATGAGAATTTCGATGAAGATATTGTTGAGGATTTTATGACTTTTATGGGAGAAAGCGAAAGTGACAGTATGAAAATTCTTTTGGCTGAATTTGGCGATGATTTAAGCGATGAAGAAGTGAGAATGTTGCGGATTAAATTTATTTCTGATGTTGCAAATTAA
- a CDS encoding glycosyltransferase, translated as MQKISILFILPDLETGGAERIVTTIANHLPREKFEPKILLLRKEGGYLEFLKKDVEIIDIKTPRIRHSLKPILNEIRKRKPAIVFSGFGEINAYLALFIKFFPKTKFIARETNVVSQHVTRKEIKFFYNFYNNYNKIICQSDDMQNDLIENFKIKKEKLIKINNPVDFEFINEKLTISEKPESFKNDFKNVVAIGNLSSRKGFDNLLKVFSHLKNEKIQLHILGDGRDKELLHQMKNDLGLENVNFHGQQKNPYQFLKFADLFILSSRYEGFPNVLLEAGACGTYSLANNCAGGITEIIQPKINGEISKIENHQEFADKIISVVNKSHDKVAIKNSISSRFSKNFILKQYEDIFLSL; from the coding sequence ATGCAGAAAATCTCCATCCTATTTATTCTTCCTGATTTAGAAACCGGCGGTGCCGAAAGAATTGTCACCACGATTGCGAATCATTTGCCACGCGAAAAGTTTGAACCCAAAATTCTCCTCTTAAGAAAAGAAGGCGGTTATCTGGAGTTTCTAAAAAAAGATGTTGAGATCATTGATATTAAAACACCAAGAATTCGTCATTCTTTAAAACCGATTTTAAACGAGATTCGGAAAAGAAAACCCGCTATTGTTTTCAGTGGTTTCGGTGAAATCAACGCATATCTTGCTTTATTTATTAAATTTTTTCCCAAAACAAAATTCATAGCAAGAGAAACCAATGTTGTTTCTCAACATGTTACCAGAAAAGAAATTAAATTTTTCTATAATTTCTATAATAATTATAACAAGATCATTTGTCAGAGCGATGACATGCAAAACGATCTGATTGAGAATTTTAAAATTAAAAAAGAGAAATTGATCAAGATCAATAATCCGGTCGATTTTGAATTTATTAATGAGAAACTCACAATTTCAGAAAAGCCGGAATCGTTTAAAAATGATTTTAAAAATGTTGTTGCGATCGGAAATCTATCTTCCAGAAAAGGTTTTGATAATTTACTGAAAGTTTTTAGCCATTTAAAGAATGAAAAAATTCAGCTTCACATTTTAGGAGATGGACGGGACAAAGAATTGCTTCATCAAATGAAAAATGATTTGGGTTTGGAAAATGTCAACTTTCACGGACAGCAAAAAAATCCGTATCAGTTTTTAAAGTTTGCCGATCTATTTATTCTCTCTTCCCGATACGAAGGTTTTCCGAACGTTTTGTTAGAAGCTGGAGCTTGCGGAACTTATTCTTTAGCCAATAATTGTGCAGGTGGAATTACGGAAATTATTCAGCCCAAAATTAATGGTGAGATTTCTAAAATTGAAAATCATCAGGAATTTGCTGATAAAATAATTTCTGTGGTTAATAAATCTCATGATAAAGTCGCTATCAAAAATTCCATTTCTTCTCGGTTTTCTAAAAACTTTATTTTAAAACAATATGAAGATATTTTCTTAAGCTTATGA